Genomic segment of Leptospira perdikensis:
AAAACAGCTGTTTGATGAACTCGCGCACTACAAGGCCAAAATTCCTGTTGTGATTGGAGGGATCATTCCTGAATCCGATTTTGATGAACTCAAAAAAATGGGAATTCGAGAAATCTTCACACCGAAAGACTACGATCTAATGTCGATTATGGAAAAAATCATCGACATCGTCTCTGTAGAACCAGCTCTCGTTTAAGGCGAAGAGTCGTTTCGACTTTTATCCTTCCATTGTGGATTTTTAAAAATCTGCAATGGAAGTTCCACTACTCTAGCTTATGTTTTTTAATGGCAACCACCCTTGATCGATACTAAAGAATCTTTATCCCAGTTGGTTTCAGATGCAATTATAGGTGAAAAATATCCGATTGCAAAGATCATCTCTAAAATTGAAACGGAAAAGAATTTAGAATTCCGTGAATCTTTATTCCATGAACTTTCAATTCAAAATCCAGATGCCAAAGAAGGACTTACAATTGGCATCACAGGAACACCAGGTGCCGGCAAATCCTCGTTACTTGGCGAGTTATGTAAACTTTTTTTAGAATTTGCTCCAAACAAAAAAATGGCCATTGTTGCCATCGATCCCTCTTCCAATGTCAGTGGAGGTTCCATTCTCGGTGATCGAACCAGAGTCACCCTTCCCAGAAGGGATCCTAGGCTCTATTTTCGCTCTCAACCCTCCCAACTAGAACTGGGAGGACTCAATCCTTACACCTTTCATGTCATCCGTTTCTTAAGACGGATTTTTGATTATGTATTTGTGGAAACAGTTGGGATTGGCCAAAACGAAATATCAGTTTCTCTCATATCCGATTTATCCTTTCTTGTGATGCAACCTCTCGGTGGTGATCAAGTTCAGTTTATGAAATCAGGAATCATGGAAGTTCCAGAAGCATTCATCATCAACAAATGTGATGAAGAGTCTTTGGCAAATTCTAGTTATTATATGTTAGAGTCCACTTTGGAATTCATTAAAGACATCCTTCCAGACCAATCCCTTCCACCTATCTTCAAAACATCCGTCACCAAACGAAAGGGAATTGAAGAACTATTACGGTATATCTTACAATACCAAAAACGGAAGGACAAAAATACAGAAACTCTCACCCAACTCACACAGTGGGTTCGCAATGAATATGGAAGGTGGGGAATCTCCATTTGGGAAGAACTGGAATCTTCAAAATGGAACCAAGCCGTCAAACGAAACCCACTTGGTGGAATTCAGAAATTAAAGTATGAAGAAGAAGAACGTAAAATCGTTTCACTCATCCAAACAAAAATCAAATAAGGACTTTTAAAAAAACATCAGGGATTGGGCAGGGTTTCCTTTCCTCATAATCAAAGAAAACGATCGCGGTTTTGGCACGAGCGATTTCCTTTCCCCCATTTTTATGAGTGATCACATAAACCATCTCTAAAGATTTTTTAGATACGTTGTCCACAAAAAGTTGCATTACTAAGTCATCAGGAAAAAAGGCTTCTGATTTATAAACAATCGCGACATCGGATACAACAATCCCCTTTCCTTCCACATTGATTTCTGTCCATCCGTGCGAATGGAAAAACCGTGCCCGACATTCATGAGTTAAAGTCAAAATAGCATCATGAGCAAGATGGCCTGCAAAATTAATATCCGAAATTCGAACACTTAAATCCGTAGTATAAATTTGTTTTTCTGGAATATCGATAGAAATTCTAGCCATCAGTCAACAAACCATTTGTATCTTTCATCAACTAACTTTACTTCTTCTCTCAATCGATCGGCATTCCAACCCAGTGTTTTTGCAATCTTTTTATCCAACCGAGTTCGTTCCAAAGGATCAATAACTCCCACAGTACCAACCCCTGATCTTCTAAAATAAAAATCGGTTAAATGAATAATGTCTTCATGAACTACCATAGATTCTACTTCTTCTTCATAGTAGATTTCTCCATTGGGAATTCGATAAAAATCTTTTCCTTCCAAAGATAAAATTCTCCAGGTAACACTACCATAACGGCGTGCCAATGTTTCTAGTTTTGCACCCGAGATTTTCGGATACTTAAATTGTAATTCATTCACAAGTTCTTTGAAACTTTGGTATCGTCCACCGAGTAGTGGTGTAAATTTTGTGACACAAGGAGATATATCTCCTTTGGAATAAATATCGATTGCATTCACTAAACTTTCTGCAACTGCTCGACTAGTGGTATATTTTCCGCCTAGAGCAGAGAAAAAACCCGGGAATCCTTCCTTTTCATAATGAAAAATTTCAGATTTCCTAGAAGCGGAATATGTTCCTTCTGTACTACCCGGATCTTCTACTAGTGGCCGAAGGCCACCGTAATAATAATCCACATCTTTTAAAGTGAGTTTTGCAAACCCAAAACTATAATTCACTTCATCTAATAAATCTACAAGTTCGGATTGTTTGACTTTAAAATCATTTGGATCATCGTCATAGGCGGTGTCAGTTGTCCCTAAAATGGTTTTGCCACGCCAAGGAATCACAAAAAGATGAGACCCATCTCTTTTGGATAATAAAGCACATTCATTTCCACAAATGTTTCGGACTACCGCATGAATTCCCTTAGAACGAACTAGTTTTTTCTCTGCCGTAACACCCGTCATAGATTCAATCAAATCAGCCCAAGGACCTGCTGAATTGACAACAACCTTAGCCGAAACCAGGACTTTTTTCCCTGTGATGGAATCTGTAAGTCCAACCGTATAACCACCGCTATTTTGTTTTTTTAGTGTGGTGACTGCAAGGTAATTGAATGCATGAGCACCCTTCTCCTTCGCAGATAAAATAAATTCAGTTGTATGCTTTTCTGGATTTGGGTTTGCATAGTCGTAATACTGAAAACTCCCAATTAAAGACTTTCGATTCAGTCCAAAAACTTTATAAATGGTTTCTCTAAGTGAGTTCCATCGGTATCTGGGCAATTTGACGTCGGCATCAATCTCTTCATTACGATCAAAAGAAAGTGTATTATATAATTCCAACCCAAAAAACAATTGAATTCGTTGGAACCAAGAACGAACGGGAATGATAAATCCCATTGGTCTTACTGCATGAGGCGAAATTTTGGCAAGGTATCTTCTTTCGGAAAGTGATTCTCGAACAAGCCCAAACTCTAAATTCTTTAGGTATCGAAGTCCACCATGAATGAGTTTAGAAGTCGCTTGACTCGTCCCAGATGCATAATCATTTTTCTCTACAAGTAAACAATTGTATCCGCGTAACGTTGCGTCCCAAAGGACATTGGCCCCCGTGATCCCACCCCCGATAATGATGATATCATACTCTTCTTTGAGGTTTTTAAGTCGCGAACTTTCATTCTTTGTAATTTGTTTCATTTGATTAACATTTGATCGGCAAGGCTTTTGGCAAAACTTTGAAGTGGGCAGGAAGTTGACCCATATTTTCACCATCTACATCAATAAAAACATCTTCCTCAGACTCAGCTGTTAACTCTGTGATTTGTTTAGAGATCACCTTTGAATCATCTGACAATTTCCCACGGTATAAATATCCAAACTTCCGAAGGGTTTCCATCACTGTTACGTCTTGAATCGCGAGAAAGTCCATTTTCCCATCGTCTAACTTTGCTTTGGGTGCGAACCACATTCCTCCACCCGCATACTCACCATTTGCACAAACAATAAGTCTACATTTATTCGTGATTTTTTCAAATTTAGAAAGAGTTAGAGAAATTTTTTTGTTAGTATAAGTGAACAAACAGAGAAAAGAATACAGTAAAAATACTCCCTTCCCACCGATGATGGAAGCAAGCTTTGACCTATTGACTTTATAAACAACTTCCCCACCCATTCCAACATCAGCTAAGTTCAAACAAAGATAATCACCTTTTGTTTTATCCGCTTTGGTGTAAGTGACTGCAATCAAATCAATGAATCTTTCTTTGCCTTCAAGAATTTGTTCTAAGGCTTTGATTGGGTTTTTAGGAACCTTTACTGTTTTAATAAAATCATTTCCTCTACCAGCAGGGATCGGACTAAATATAACATTTTTATTGATTAACTTTCCTTTTTCAAAAAGTCCGTTAATGATATTAGAGAATGTTCCATCACCACCAATACCGATAATCCAATGGAACCCTTGTTTGACAGATTCTTTTACGATGTCGCGGGCTGCCTTGTCTTTTGTTGTGGCCTCAAATTCATAAGGAATCCCTTTTTTTTGTAACTCCGGTTCCACTCGTTTCCAAACTTTTGCGGAGAGACCTCCGCCAGATACAGGATTTAAAATTACTTTTATCTTTCTCATCAAGTCTCTCCTTTGTTTCCAGAAAACAGTCCATAAAATAGTACATGTTCAATCGTTTCTAAGTAGGCCTTTTCACTTTTGATTTCATTTTGAAAATGCCCTTCAAGAATCACTTCAACAGCACCGCGAATCATACCCCAAGCCACAGCAACGTTAGGATAGGTTCCCTTCGTATTGATTAAATTTTCTTGTTTTGCTTGTTTGTATATTTTTTCTAAAAGTGTGAGTCGATTGGTTCTTTCATCTATTAAAAGTTTTCGCAGATCGTCAGAGACATTATTAATATTTAAGTTAACGCCGCACTGCCGAGCAACAACATACATATGTCGATCACCTAAACAATGATCGATATATGCTCTAATTGCTTTTCTAGACATTTCTATCGCTGATGGTTCATCAAAGGATTTTTCTAAACGAGTACGAAGGCGAACATAGTCTTCATACTGAATCCTTGCCATTAGATCATCTTTACTTTTGAAGTGCAGGTAAATAGTTCCCCTACCTATCTCCAACTGTTTTGCGATATCATCCATCTTTACAAGTGATGGATGTTTAGTTCTAAAAAGTTCAATAGCACAATTCAGAATGTCTGTTTCTCTTTGTGCAAATTCACGTTTTTTCCTTTCAGAAACACCCATTATTTTAATCCTAACAATCCACCTGGGTTCATGATCCCTTTCGGATCGAATGTCTTTTTGATCGAAGACAAAATACGAAGGCCTTCTTTCCCGACTTCCCCTTCCATCCATGGAGCAAGCATCCTTCCAATTCCATGATGATGGGACAACGAACCACCGTGTTTATGGATACTATCGATAATTCCTTTATGGAATTTCACAAAGTCTACAGTTTCATTTTTTTGATTCATTGGACTTAAGAAAATAAAATACAGATTGGCACCGTTCTCATAAGCATGGGAGATATGCACCATACAAGATGTGTTTTCATGACTTTTGATATAAGCTCTAGTTTTTTCCCACAACTCATGTAAATTTGACCAACTAACAGCAGTCTCTAAAGTATCAATTCTTATCCCTTCATCCATTAGATAATCTCTGAGATAGGCACTAGAATATCTTTGATGTAACCATTTGTTTACGGGAGACTCCCCTGTTGAAAACCCACCGTTACGTTTTGCAATTTTTTTGATCTTCTTCAAAACTTCTTTTGCATATGATGGATCTCCATCTACAATGATATGCATAAGAGACCTTTCCATTGGTTTGTAACCAATAAACCGCAAGAACAAATCTTCTTTACCACCATGAAGTCCACTCATATGAAAAGAAATGTCTGTTTCTTCTGGATCTTGGATACGAAAGAAATGAGGTTTACCGAAACCAGCTTGCATTACATCTCGCATCGTCTCCACGGCCTTTTCAAAGTTTTTGAAAATAAAAGAACCTTTGGCTGAGTTTTCTGGATGGAATTTCCGAATTTTTAATGTTGCTTTAGTAATCACACCAAAACTTCCTTCCGTTCCCAGAAACAAACGGAATAAATCTGGACCGATAGATGCCGCAGGATACGATTTTGATTCAAACTTTCCGGATGGAGTAATCGCTGTTAAACTAAGAAGAATGTCTTCGATTTTTCCATAACCCGTGGAAGCTTGGCCGGCACCTTTTGCAGCAATCCAACCACCAACTGTGGAAAACTCAAATGATTGTGGGAAGTGACCACAAGTATAACCACGTTCATTTAAATGTTTTTCCAAAACTGGGCCATACACTCCCGCTTCCACCGTTACGGTAGAATCAATCGCATTAAATTCAATGATCCGATTCAAACGAGATAAATCTAAAGAGATCCCACCTTTAGGAGCTTGTAGAGCTTTAGTGACTGTAGAACCTGCACCATAAGGAATCACAGGGATTTTTCCTGCATTTGCAACTGCAATTATCTCAATTACTTCCTGTTCATTTTTTGGTGATACAACAACATCTACAACATCTGCTACTTCACCAAATCTTGCTTTATAAATTTCTGTATAAAATTTCCCAATAGAATGTCTTGCGCGAGAGGAATCGTCTAACGAAACAAAGTTTTTTCCAACAATTTGTTTTAACTTTATGAGAGTGGCTGTGGAAATTTTTGATTTTTTTAAAGGCCTTAAAGGAAGTTCTCCTTTCGGAAGTGAATTTTTAAACTCTTTATCAACAGGGAACTGACCTTCCAAAAACTTCAATGTATGTTCTGGTAATTTTTCTTCTACGTTGGGAGATCCCCATTTATAAATTGTGCGAGTTTGCATATTGGTAACCACAAGTTCTTATTTGTTCCAAAATTTGAACCAAGTTCAATATTTGACAACCAAAATAATCTGCAGTCCAAATTTTCTTTATCCGCGAAATTCCTTAATGTACTCCGCCCTAACCTGATCAACAAAATCACTTGTTAGAGCCGTTCCAAATAATGCTGACAAGGTTTCAACAAGTACATCATCTAAATCAAATCCAGTTAGAATCCATTCGATGAGCTCAAACGTAATGTCTAACGCAGGTTCAGAATATAACTCAGATTTCCCTTTTGCAATTTGTAACAACAAGTTGGTGATACCTGTTAGTTCTTTTTTCTCTATAAAGGAACGAATTTCAGTGGGGTAAGATACCATTAACTTTTGTTTAATGGCATTGGGTGTAAAGATAAGCTGATCTTCGTGAAGATCTAATGCTTTTAATAGATGATCTTTGAGATTTTTTTCTGAATGATGGCTTTCTTGCCAAACGAGAAGAATTTTCTCTCCTACGAGAGAATCTTCAAAAGGTAAAAAAGGATAAGGTTTTTTATCCATAAA
This window contains:
- a CDS encoding P-loop NTPase fold protein; this translates as MIDTKESLSQLVSDAIIGEKYPIAKIISKIETEKNLEFRESLFHELSIQNPDAKEGLTIGITGTPGAGKSSLLGELCKLFLEFAPNKKMAIVAIDPSSNVSGGSILGDRTRVTLPRRDPRLYFRSQPSQLELGGLNPYTFHVIRFLRRIFDYVFVETVGIGQNEISVSLISDLSFLVMQPLGGDQVQFMKSGIMEVPEAFIINKCDEESLANSSYYMLESTLEFIKDILPDQSLPPIFKTSVTKRKGIEELLRYILQYQKRKDKNTETLTQLTQWVRNEYGRWGISIWEELESSKWNQAVKRNPLGGIQKLKYEEEERKIVSLIQTKIK
- a CDS encoding acyl-CoA thioesterase, whose product is MARISIDIPEKQIYTTDLSVRISDINFAGHLAHDAILTLTHECRARFFHSHGWTEINVEGKGIVVSDVAIVYKSEAFFPDDLVMQLFVDNVSKKSLEMVYVITHKNGGKEIARAKTAIVFFDYEERKPCPIPDVFLKVLI
- a CDS encoding glycerol-3-phosphate dehydrogenase/oxidase, whose translation is MKQITKNESSRLKNLKEEYDIIIIGGGITGANVLWDATLRGYNCLLVEKNDYASGTSQATSKLIHGGLRYLKNLEFGLVRESLSERRYLAKISPHAVRPMGFIIPVRSWFQRIQLFFGLELYNTLSFDRNEEIDADVKLPRYRWNSLRETIYKVFGLNRKSLIGSFQYYDYANPNPEKHTTEFILSAKEKGAHAFNYLAVTTLKKQNSGGYTVGLTDSITGKKVLVSAKVVVNSAGPWADLIESMTGVTAEKKLVRSKGIHAVVRNICGNECALLSKRDGSHLFVIPWRGKTILGTTDTAYDDDPNDFKVKQSELVDLLDEVNYSFGFAKLTLKDVDYYYGGLRPLVEDPGSTEGTYSASRKSEIFHYEKEGFPGFFSALGGKYTTSRAVAESLVNAIDIYSKGDISPCVTKFTPLLGGRYQSFKELVNELQFKYPKISGAKLETLARRYGSVTWRILSLEGKDFYRIPNGEIYYEEEVESMVVHEDIIHLTDFYFRRSGVGTVGVIDPLERTRLDKKIAKTLGWNADRLREEVKLVDERYKWFVD
- a CDS encoding diacylglycerol/lipid kinase family protein, with amino-acid sequence MRKIKVILNPVSGGGLSAKVWKRVEPELQKKGIPYEFEATTKDKAARDIVKESVKQGFHWIIGIGGDGTFSNIINGLFEKGKLINKNVIFSPIPAGRGNDFIKTVKVPKNPIKALEQILEGKERFIDLIAVTYTKADKTKGDYLCLNLADVGMGGEVVYKVNRSKLASIIGGKGVFLLYSFLCLFTYTNKKISLTLSKFEKITNKCRLIVCANGEYAGGGMWFAPKAKLDDGKMDFLAIQDVTVMETLRKFGYLYRGKLSDDSKVISKQITELTAESEEDVFIDVDGENMGQLPAHFKVLPKALPIKC
- a CDS encoding TetR/AcrR family transcriptional regulator, which produces MGVSERKKREFAQRETDILNCAIELFRTKHPSLVKMDDIAKQLEIGRGTIYLHFKSKDDLMARIQYEDYVRLRTRLEKSFDEPSAIEMSRKAIRAYIDHCLGDRHMYVVARQCGVNLNINNVSDDLRKLLIDERTNRLTLLEKIYKQAKQENLINTKGTYPNVAVAWGMIRGAVEVILEGHFQNEIKSEKAYLETIEHVLFYGLFSGNKGET
- a CDS encoding FAD-binding oxidoreductase: MQTRTIYKWGSPNVEEKLPEHTLKFLEGQFPVDKEFKNSLPKGELPLRPLKKSKISTATLIKLKQIVGKNFVSLDDSSRARHSIGKFYTEIYKARFGEVADVVDVVVSPKNEQEVIEIIAVANAGKIPVIPYGAGSTVTKALQAPKGGISLDLSRLNRIIEFNAIDSTVTVEAGVYGPVLEKHLNERGYTCGHFPQSFEFSTVGGWIAAKGAGQASTGYGKIEDILLSLTAITPSGKFESKSYPAASIGPDLFRLFLGTEGSFGVITKATLKIRKFHPENSAKGSFIFKNFEKAVETMRDVMQAGFGKPHFFRIQDPEETDISFHMSGLHGGKEDLFLRFIGYKPMERSLMHIIVDGDPSYAKEVLKKIKKIAKRNGGFSTGESPVNKWLHQRYSSAYLRDYLMDEGIRIDTLETAVSWSNLHELWEKTRAYIKSHENTSCMVHISHAYENGANLYFIFLSPMNQKNETVDFVKFHKGIIDSIHKHGGSLSHHHGIGRMLAPWMEGEVGKEGLRILSSIKKTFDPKGIMNPGGLLGLK
- a CDS encoding VanZ family protein; its protein translation is MDKKPYPFLPFEDSLVGEKILLVWQESHHSEKNLKDHLLKALDLHEDQLIFTPNAIKQKLMVSYPTEIRSFIEKKELTGITNLLLQIAKGKSELYSEPALDITFELIEWILTGFDLDDVLVETLSALFGTALTSDFVDQVRAEYIKEFRG